The Pyrococcus horikoshii OT3 genome includes a window with the following:
- a CDS encoding NADH-quinone oxidoreductase subunit B family protein has protein sequence MTIKVPIQAQQNEERKRLEKRIAQLCKFIGKSPWVFHVNSGSCNGCDIEIIAALTPRYDAERFGVKLVGSPRHADILLVTGPVTNQSLERVKLVYEQTPDPKIVIAVGSCATGGSVFYESPFTNAPLDNVIPVDVFVPGCPPRPEAILYGVVLALEKLAKMLKGEIPPEEGDL, from the coding sequence ATGACAATTAAGGTCCCTATTCAAGCTCAGCAAAATGAAGAGAGAAAGAGACTTGAGAAAAGAATAGCCCAGCTATGCAAGTTTATTGGAAAGTCACCTTGGGTATTCCATGTAAATTCAGGTTCATGCAATGGATGCGATATAGAGATAATAGCAGCCTTAACGCCCAGGTACGATGCTGAGAGATTTGGGGTTAAATTAGTAGGTTCACCTAGGCATGCGGATATTCTATTAGTTACAGGACCCGTTACGAATCAGAGCCTCGAGAGAGTTAAGCTAGTTTATGAGCAGACTCCAGATCCAAAGATAGTAATAGCCGTTGGTTCTTGTGCAACCGGAGGTAGCGTATTCTACGAGAGCCCATTTACAAATGCTCCGCTAGATAACGTAATCCCCGTAGATGTCTTTGTCCCAGGGTGCCCGCCTAGACCAGAGGCAATTCTCTATGGAGTTGTTCTCGCATTGGAAAAGTTAGCTAAAATGCTCAAAGGAGAAATTCCGCCTGAGGAGGGAGATTTATGA
- a CDS encoding NADH-quinone oxidoreductase subunit C: MKDKEEIIVNEISKRFPDVEIQVKENKWGRRRIWAKVPREKLRDFMKFLKELDPDAHYSIGIEEDAGETLDFSIHFLLLYDEAPGVSMIVKTSAPKDDPVLPDISDIFPISLQFEREAMEMVGIDFENAPDKRRLFLPDDFPEGIYPLRHDDKGIPEDMVKNAGHPYLLRRGGK; the protein is encoded by the coding sequence ATGAAAGATAAGGAGGAGATCATAGTCAATGAAATCAGCAAAAGGTTCCCAGATGTTGAAATCCAAGTCAAAGAAAATAAGTGGGGAAGAAGAAGAATTTGGGCTAAAGTTCCCAGGGAAAAACTTAGAGATTTTATGAAATTCCTTAAGGAATTAGACCCCGACGCTCACTATTCAATTGGGATTGAGGAAGATGCTGGAGAAACCCTCGACTTCAGCATACACTTCCTATTATTGTACGATGAAGCTCCAGGAGTTTCCATGATAGTCAAAACTAGCGCTCCAAAGGATGACCCAGTATTACCTGATATAAGCGATATATTTCCAATATCCCTGCAATTTGAGAGGGAAGCTATGGAAATGGTCGGGATAGACTTTGAAAATGCTCCAGATAAAAGAAGGCTATTTCTCCCAGATGACTTTCCAGAGGGAATATACCCACTTAGGCACGATGATAAGGGAATTCCGGAGGACATGGTAAAGAATGCAGGTCATCCCTATCTCCTGAGGAGGGGAGGTAAATGA
- a CDS encoding nickel-dependent hydrogenase large subunit codes for MSKKVEYWVKIPFGPIHPGLEEPEKFILTLDGERIVNVDIKLGYNLRGIQWIAFRRNYVQLMYLAERICGICSFSHNHTYVRAVEEMAGIEVPERAEYIRAIIGELERIHSHLLNLGVVGHDIGYDTVLHLTWLAREKVMDALEAITGNRVNYSMMTIGGVRRDIEEKHKRLLLDMIKYYREIMPQIEDVFLHDSTIEARLRNCAVVPRKLAIEMGAVGPTGRGSGIKDDARWSEKLGVYPDLGIKPVMPEDVTGEKARGDVYDRTAVRIGEIYQSLELIEHALDQMPEGKIKAFPKDNILVAKLKLLGDGEGIGRYEAPRGELIHYVKGKKGRDGPVRWKMREPTFPNLFTIAKGLEGNQLADVVVAIASIDPCLSCTDRVAVVKEGKKIILTEKDLLKLSIQKTREINPEVKGDPTPAGVGCIRG; via the coding sequence ATGAGTAAGAAGGTAGAATATTGGGTTAAGATACCTTTCGGCCCAATCCATCCTGGGTTAGAAGAGCCTGAAAAGTTCATCCTCACGCTAGATGGAGAGAGGATAGTAAACGTAGATATTAAGCTGGGGTATAACCTTAGGGGAATTCAATGGATAGCTTTTAGGAGGAACTACGTTCAGCTTATGTATCTCGCGGAAAGGATATGCGGAATATGTAGCTTCTCCCACAATCATACATATGTTAGAGCAGTTGAAGAGATGGCTGGAATAGAAGTTCCCGAAAGGGCCGAATACATAAGAGCGATAATTGGGGAACTTGAGAGAATACACTCCCATCTCCTTAACCTCGGGGTCGTAGGTCACGACATAGGGTACGACACCGTGCTCCACTTAACATGGCTTGCAAGGGAGAAGGTAATGGATGCTCTAGAGGCCATAACCGGCAACAGGGTAAACTACAGTATGATGACTATTGGAGGGGTTAGGAGGGATATAGAGGAAAAGCACAAGAGATTGCTCCTCGATATGATAAAGTACTATAGAGAAATAATGCCCCAGATAGAAGATGTATTCTTACATGATTCAACTATAGAAGCAAGACTTAGGAACTGTGCGGTAGTCCCAAGGAAACTAGCTATAGAAATGGGTGCGGTTGGGCCAACAGGTAGGGGATCCGGGATAAAGGATGATGCAAGATGGAGCGAAAAACTTGGAGTGTATCCAGATTTAGGGATCAAACCAGTAATGCCAGAAGACGTCACAGGAGAGAAGGCTAGGGGGGATGTCTATGATAGAACAGCAGTCAGAATCGGTGAAATATATCAAAGCCTTGAGCTGATTGAGCATGCGTTAGATCAGATGCCAGAAGGGAAGATAAAGGCATTTCCTAAAGATAACATTCTAGTTGCAAAGCTCAAGCTACTTGGAGATGGAGAAGGAATAGGTAGGTACGAAGCTCCAAGGGGAGAACTCATACATTATGTAAAAGGGAAGAAGGGTAGGGATGGTCCCGTCAGATGGAAGATGAGGGAACCAACTTTTCCCAACTTGTTCACAATAGCGAAGGGATTGGAAGGAAATCAACTAGCCGATGTCGTCGTTGCAATAGCCTCTATAGATCCATGCCTAAGCTGTACCGATAGGGTAGCCGTAGTGAAAGAAGGCAAGAAGATTATCCTAACCGAAAAAGATCTGCTAAAACTTTCAATTCAGAAAACTCGGGAAATAAATCCAGAAGTAAAAGGGGATCCCACTCCCGCGGGAGTAGGATGCATTAGGGGGTGA
- a CDS encoding respiratory chain complex I subunit 1 family protein yields the protein MSIIYELIGLILLYIYVSITSLLFSGIDRKLVARMQRRIGPPILQPFYDFLKLMSKETIIPNTANFMFRAAPILMLATVIALLAYTPLGFPPLFATKGDIIVFIYLLTLADFFLILGVISSGSPYGKIGAAREVAMLISREPAMMLGVFSVMWGISKLGVKRPFSLGSLYEHNIWELGPMVWVAGIILIYVFMAWLASEIEVGFFNIPEAEEEIAEGTLVEYSGRYLGIIKLAESIKEFIATSLVVAVLFPWQVRIPGIEGYITNLMIHTLKVFIVLFIAKTVFRTVTGRLRITQAVNLLWTRVFAASVVGALLLVLGVRI from the coding sequence ATGAGCATTATCTACGAACTTATCGGCCTAATTCTCCTTTATATTTACGTCTCAATAACATCTCTATTATTCAGTGGTATAGATAGGAAACTTGTTGCTAGGATGCAGAGGAGAATTGGACCCCCAATATTGCAGCCATTTTACGACTTCCTAAAATTAATGAGCAAGGAAACAATAATTCCAAATACCGCAAACTTCATGTTCAGGGCGGCCCCAATTCTAATGCTTGCCACTGTAATAGCACTTCTAGCTTATACCCCACTTGGATTCCCACCACTCTTCGCAACTAAGGGAGATATAATAGTCTTTATATACCTTCTAACGCTAGCTGATTTCTTCTTAATCCTAGGTGTTATAAGTTCAGGGAGTCCATATGGAAAAATAGGAGCTGCTAGAGAAGTTGCAATGTTAATTTCCAGAGAACCTGCAATGATGCTCGGAGTATTCTCGGTAATGTGGGGGATCTCAAAGCTTGGGGTTAAAAGGCCTTTCAGCTTAGGTAGCCTATATGAGCACAACATCTGGGAGCTTGGACCAATGGTGTGGGTAGCTGGGATAATATTAATCTACGTATTCATGGCATGGTTAGCCAGCGAAATTGAAGTAGGATTCTTCAATATACCGGAAGCTGAGGAGGAGATTGCAGAAGGTACTCTTGTGGAGTATAGCGGTAGGTACCTAGGAATAATAAAGCTCGCAGAGTCCATTAAGGAGTTCATAGCGACATCGCTTGTTGTCGCAGTTCTCTTTCCATGGCAGGTAAGGATCCCAGGAATTGAAGGTTACATCACCAACTTGATGATCCATACACTCAAGGTATTCATAGTGCTATTTATTGCAAAAACGGTGTTTAGAACGGTAACTGGAAGACTAAGGATAACACAAGCAGTAAACCTGTTATGGACTAGGGTATTTGCCGCAAGTGTT